Proteins from a single region of Lysinibacillus sp. JNUCC-52:
- a CDS encoding transposase, with protein sequence MGNKRYSSDFKLEVVKQYRLGTAVSKLSSEYGISEVTIYKWIKLFTPVDGMVNMTKAEVLSVQKENERLKQEVDILKKAITIFATK encoded by the coding sequence ATGGGAAACAAACGATATTCATCAGATTTTAAATTAGAAGTTGTTAAACAATATCGCCTCGGCACAGCTGTAAGTAAACTATCAAGCGAATATGGGATATCAGAAGTGACGATTTATAAATGGATTAAATTATTTACACCTGTTGATGGTATGGTCAACATGACAAAGGCAGAAGTATTAAGCGTGCAAAAAGAAAATGAGCGCTTAAAGCAAGAGGTTGATATTTTAAAAAAGGCTATAACCATATTCGCAACCAAATAG
- a CDS encoding DDE-type integrase/transposase/recombinase, with protein MPKSTYYSALHKKATDQPEKSPSEQLLQEIQQIITEDGRLYNGTELYDKLKKQGFQGSLRKVQRVLKKAKEAQVEEVQEQVVNVGFETTEVNEKWVVNVSYVPTWHQGWVYMASIIDVHTKKLIGFSFDSSMCESLVVEALQKAYAQFALPAVLYTSLQPAFIEQCKEASKEKELLIPPIVYKDYLYDEECLQAIVPFLTGTENRLRRGHASLEN; from the coding sequence TTGCCGAAAAGTACTTATTACAGCGCATTGCACAAAAAGGCCACAGACCAACCAGAAAAATCTCCATCAGAGCAATTATTACAAGAAATTCAGCAGATTATAACTGAAGATGGCAGACTTTACAATGGTACAGAGTTATATGACAAATTAAAAAAGCAAGGCTTTCAGGGGAGTTTACGGAAAGTACAGCGGGTGTTAAAAAAAGCTAAGGAAGCACAAGTTGAGGAAGTGCAGGAGCAGGTAGTAAATGTTGGCTTTGAAACGACAGAAGTGAACGAAAAGTGGGTAGTCAATGTAAGTTATGTACCAACGTGGCATCAAGGGTGGGTTTATATGGCATCTATTATCGATGTACATACAAAGAAGTTAATTGGCTTTAGCTTTGATTCATCAATGTGCGAAAGCTTAGTTGTGGAGGCACTACAGAAAGCGTATGCCCAATTTGCATTGCCAGCCGTATTGTATACAAGCTTGCAACCAGCGTTTATTGAGCAATGCAAAGAAGCTAGTAAAGAAAAAGAATTGTTAATACCACCAATTGTTTATAAAGATTATTTGTATGATGAGGAATGTTTACAAGCAATTGTACCATTTTTAACAGGTACGGAAAATCGACTGCGCCGAGGTCATGCTTCCTTGGAAAATTAA
- a CDS encoding zinc-dependent alcohol dehydrogenase family protein, whose product MKALVFAGPGKKELREVEKPRVMKDGDAVVRLVKTTICGTDLHILGGDVPAVKEGTVLGHEGIGIVEEVGAGVSNFKVGDRVIISCVTSCGKCHYCKKSLYAHCEDGGWILGHLINGTQAEYVHIPHADNSLYHIPKGISDDAAVMISDILPTGLEIGVLNGQVSPGDVVAIVGAGPIGMSALLTSQFYSPSKIIMIDLDDNRLEESKKFGATDTINSRDAQAAIDKIFDMTDGRGVDVAIEAVGYPATFDICQRILSPGGRLANVGVHGKAVDLQLQDLWIRNVTISTGLVSTSTTPMLLKTLETGKIKPEGLATHRFKFDNMIEAYETFANAAKENALKIIIDFE is encoded by the coding sequence ATGAAAGCACTTGTATTTGCGGGACCAGGTAAAAAGGAACTGCGTGAAGTTGAAAAACCACGTGTAATGAAAGACGGCGATGCAGTTGTTCGCCTTGTAAAAACAACAATTTGTGGTACGGACTTACACATTTTGGGCGGCGATGTACCTGCCGTTAAAGAGGGAACAGTTTTAGGACATGAAGGTATCGGAATCGTAGAAGAGGTAGGCGCAGGCGTATCTAACTTTAAAGTAGGCGATAGGGTCATTATTTCGTGTGTAACTTCGTGTGGTAAATGCCATTATTGTAAAAAATCATTGTATGCACACTGTGAAGATGGTGGCTGGATTTTAGGTCACTTAATCAATGGTACTCAAGCGGAATATGTTCATATACCACATGCAGATAATTCTCTTTATCACATTCCTAAAGGGATTTCAGATGATGCAGCTGTCATGATTTCTGATATTTTACCAACTGGTTTGGAAATAGGCGTATTAAATGGACAAGTATCACCTGGTGATGTAGTAGCTATCGTCGGTGCAGGTCCAATTGGGATGTCTGCATTATTAACTTCACAATTTTATTCTCCTTCCAAAATCATTATGATTGATTTAGATGACAACCGTTTAGAAGAATCCAAGAAATTCGGTGCCACAGATACAATCAATTCACGTGATGCGCAAGCTGCCATTGATAAAATTTTTGATATGACGGATGGCCGTGGTGTGGACGTAGCAATTGAAGCTGTAGGCTACCCTGCGACATTCGATATTTGCCAGCGTATCTTATCACCTGGAGGGCGTTTAGCGAACGTTGGTGTGCATGGCAAAGCTGTCGATCTACAATTACAAGATTTATGGATTCGTAACGTTACAATTTCCACTGGCTTAGTATCTACAAGCACAACACCAATGCTACTAAAAACTTTGGAAACAGGAAAGATTAAGCCAGAGGGATTAGCAACACATCGCTTCAAATTTGATAATATGATTGAAGCATACGAAACATTTGCAAATGCCGCGAAAGAAAATGCATTAAAAATTATTATAGATTTTGAATAA
- the pnuC gene encoding nicotinamide riboside transporter PnuC: MKKVAGSWNLFEITWLMLFTSIAVGFTVVSKDSLFGFTVFITGVLCVVLAAKGNLMSYVFGMYNTVGYTYLAFINGLFGEVMLNLLFFVPMNVIGFYMWKNNRQEDGKLVMRQMNLRALLLVVGVCVIGCLLIGFGLSFIPGQNSPYIDAITTVLSVVATILMVRRFKEQWLVYIVLNLFTVLLWAIRMLEGSGEGLLMIVMWSAYLVNAVYGYYTWNKVVKEVAV; encoded by the coding sequence ATGAAGAAGGTAGCAGGGAGTTGGAATCTTTTCGAAATAACGTGGTTAATGCTGTTTACCTCAATCGCTGTGGGGTTTACGGTAGTTTCAAAGGACTCCTTATTCGGATTTACCGTTTTTATTACGGGCGTATTATGTGTGGTGCTTGCGGCGAAGGGTAACCTGATGAGCTATGTTTTTGGTATGTATAATACCGTTGGTTACACTTATTTGGCTTTTATTAATGGCTTGTTTGGAGAGGTAATGTTGAATCTACTATTTTTCGTTCCTATGAATGTTATAGGGTTCTACATGTGGAAAAATAACCGTCAAGAAGACGGTAAACTCGTTATGCGACAGATGAACTTAAGAGCATTGCTTCTCGTTGTAGGGGTCTGTGTAATCGGCTGTTTACTTATTGGGTTTGGCCTTTCCTTTATTCCAGGACAGAATTCACCTTACATCGATGCTATTACGACAGTGCTATCTGTTGTGGCAACCATTTTAATGGTTCGTAGATTCAAGGAACAGTGGCTGGTCTATATCGTGCTTAATCTGTTCACTGTGCTGCTGTGGGCAATTCGAATGCTGGAAGGGAGCGGCGAAGGCTTGCTAATGATTGTGATGTGGAGCGCGTATCTGGTCAATGCGGTTTACGGGTACTATACTTGGAATAAAGTGGTTAAGGAGGTGGCGGTATGA
- a CDS encoding AAA family ATPase produces the protein MKTLGLTLGKFAPLHKGHQFMIETALQEVDELIVVIYETTVSPIPLHIRANWIRKLYPQVRVIEAWDGPDGYSDDREHEIREEQYILGLLNGEQVTHFYSSEFYGEHMSIALGAIDRRVDEARELVPISATMVRSNPYKYREFVSDIVYRDLITKVVFVGAMSTGKSTITEALAKRYSTTFASEYGRDYWTEHQVDRRIGLEAFDEIAVGHIEREEQALLTANRYLFVDTNAITTYMFAQDYHGRAPELLTHLALENTQRYDLFFLCDDDIPYDDTWDRSGDQKRHVFHKQIIADLKERRIPYITLQGSLEERINKVDEVLAKFEPYGNYFGELNS, from the coding sequence ATGAAAACGCTTGGACTAACACTCGGGAAGTTTGCCCCGTTGCATAAAGGACATCAGTTTATGATTGAAACGGCGTTACAAGAGGTCGATGAATTAATTGTAGTTATTTACGAGACGACGGTCAGCCCAATTCCGCTTCATATCCGAGCAAATTGGATTCGCAAACTCTATCCGCAAGTCCGTGTAATCGAAGCTTGGGATGGACCAGACGGCTATTCGGATGATCGAGAGCATGAGATACGCGAAGAACAGTATATACTCGGTTTACTGAACGGAGAGCAAGTAACACATTTTTATTCGAGCGAGTTTTACGGCGAACATATGAGTATTGCTTTGGGTGCTATAGACCGACGGGTGGATGAAGCCCGCGAGCTAGTTCCAATCTCAGCGACAATGGTGCGCTCCAACCCATATAAGTATAGAGAGTTTGTAAGTGATATTGTGTACCGAGATTTAATCACGAAAGTTGTTTTTGTTGGAGCGATGTCAACGGGGAAATCGACAATTACTGAAGCACTTGCCAAACGATACAGCACGACGTTTGCAAGTGAATATGGGCGCGATTATTGGACTGAGCATCAGGTGGATCGCCGAATTGGACTCGAAGCGTTCGATGAAATTGCAGTCGGACATATTGAGCGCGAAGAACAGGCATTACTTACTGCGAACAGATATCTTTTTGTCGATACCAATGCCATTACAACGTATATGTTTGCTCAGGACTATCATGGCAGGGCGCCCGAGCTGTTAACACATCTCGCTTTGGAGAATACGCAACGCTATGATCTGTTCTTCTTATGTGATGACGATATTCCTTACGACGATACGTGGGACCGAAGTGGAGATCAGAAGCGGCATGTTTTCCATAAACAGATTATTGCGGATTTGAAGGAGAGACGAATTCCTTATATTACACTGCAGGGGAGCCTAGAGGAACGCATAAACAAGGTTGACGAAGTGCTGGCAAAATTCGAGCCCTACGGAAACTATTTCGGAGAGTTAAATAGTTAA
- a CDS encoding NUDIX domain-containing protein, with translation MDLLDKDGLTEHEFLEQYSVGDYERPSVTTDMVIFTVTAEEADSYRKLPEKELRVLLIRRAGHPFLGKWALPGGFVRSNETTEQAAVRELCEETGVKDVYLEQLYTFSDIGRDPRTWVISCSYMALINSDKLELKAGDDAADAAWFKVAYRPLREKKERIEDGYIKTLEYEIKLSSEEEELSAVVARTMTAKTTSTGMDYQIVSNDGLAFDHAKIIACAIERLRGKVNYTDIALHLMPKFFTLTELQQVYEVVMDKELLKAAFRRKVADLVAETDQYTENAGHRPSRLYRRNWEDEG, from the coding sequence ATGGATTTGTTAGATAAAGATGGACTTACAGAACACGAATTTTTGGAGCAGTATAGTGTTGGGGATTACGAGCGACCTTCTGTGACAACGGATATGGTTATTTTTACTGTAACGGCGGAGGAGGCTGACAGTTATCGTAAACTGCCAGAAAAAGAGCTACGCGTCCTGCTTATTCGTCGAGCAGGACACCCGTTCTTAGGTAAATGGGCATTGCCTGGTGGCTTTGTACGTTCGAATGAGACGACTGAGCAGGCAGCGGTAAGGGAACTATGCGAGGAAACGGGCGTGAAAGACGTTTATTTGGAACAGCTATATACGTTTAGTGATATTGGGCGAGATCCACGAACATGGGTGATAAGCTGTAGCTATATGGCATTGATTAACAGTGACAAGTTGGAACTGAAGGCAGGAGATGATGCTGCTGATGCCGCCTGGTTCAAGGTAGCTTATCGACCGCTACGGGAGAAAAAAGAGCGGATTGAAGACGGGTATATCAAAACACTGGAGTATGAAATTAAACTAAGTAGTGAGGAAGAAGAACTTTCGGCGGTCGTGGCAAGGACGATGACAGCGAAAACGACCTCTACTGGCATGGATTATCAGATTGTATCGAATGATGGATTGGCTTTTGACCATGCAAAAATCATAGCATGCGCTATTGAGCGGCTGCGTGGAAAAGTGAATTATACAGATATTGCATTGCACCTAATGCCGAAGTTTTTTACTTTAACGGAGCTGCAGCAAGTTTATGAGGTAGTGATGGATAAAGAACTGTTGAAGGCGGCATTCCGACGTAAAGTGGCCGATCTTGTGGCGGAGACTGATCAATACACCGAAAATGCGGGGCATCGACCATCTCGCTTGTATCGGAGAAATTGGGAGGATGAAGGATGA
- a CDS encoding NADAR family protein — translation MIYNIDDLKKAYNEGKKSKFVFFWGHTPSKDGSVDKSCFSQWWMCPFTVDGTQYTCAEQFMMAEKARLFSDDEMLESILNAKHPKEMKAFGRAVRNFDNDIWDKECYGIVKRASLAKFSQNLVLADYLKSTKNRILVEASPRDRIWGIGMAQSNPAVENPLKWRGKNLLGFALTEARDELLKH, via the coding sequence ATGATTTACAATATAGACGACTTAAAAAAAGCATATAACGAGGGGAAGAAGTCCAAATTCGTGTTTTTTTGGGGGCATACGCCGTCTAAGGACGGGAGTGTCGACAAAAGCTGCTTTAGTCAATGGTGGATGTGTCCATTTACAGTAGACGGAACGCAGTACACTTGCGCCGAGCAGTTTATGATGGCCGAGAAGGCACGGTTGTTTAGTGATGATGAAATGCTAGAGTCCATCCTAAATGCTAAGCATCCAAAGGAGATGAAGGCTTTTGGACGGGCGGTTCGAAACTTTGATAATGATATTTGGGATAAGGAATGCTATGGCATTGTCAAAAGAGCAAGCTTGGCTAAATTTTCGCAAAATCTGGTGCTTGCGGATTATCTTAAATCGACAAAGAACCGCATACTCGTTGAGGCTAGCCCGCGGGACCGTATTTGGGGGATTGGCATGGCACAGTCCAATCCAGCTGTGGAAAATCCACTGAAATGGCGGGGGAAAAATCTGCTGGGGTTCGCACTGACGGAAGCACGAGACGAGTTGCTAAAGCATTAG
- a CDS encoding DUF6508 domain-containing protein, translating to MSQLPEINYEALNKLVKFLDFFQRLDGLPSENEKRNMLVCEEIRQFHDELGKTGFLIVFDWKSWLHENEAYRQIANDIEEHIKKADLATLRKLMTSYIRGDRFTEGLFEAVIINGHITKILTRLQELVEIEGNRRDINEY from the coding sequence ATGTCACAGCTGCCAGAAATAAACTATGAAGCGTTAAATAAGCTAGTTAAATTTCTTGATTTTTTCCAAAGACTAGACGGACTGCCGAGTGAAAACGAAAAAAGAAATATGCTTGTATGTGAAGAAATTCGACAATTTCACGATGAATTAGGTAAGACAGGTTTTCTCATTGTATTCGATTGGAAGAGTTGGTTGCATGAAAATGAAGCTTATAGGCAAATTGCAAATGATATAGAAGAGCATATCAAGAAAGCAGATTTAGCTACACTTCGAAAATTGATGACCAGTTATATACGAGGAGATCGATTTACGGAAGGACTATTTGAAGCCGTCATTATCAATGGACATATAACAAAGATACTAACAAGACTGCAAGAATTAGTGGAGATAGAAGGCAATAGGAGGGACATAAATGAGTATTAG
- a CDS encoding Imm10 family immunity protein, which translates to MSILLKASFVYFGIEDETIIIGFADDEFDTKEYVLFQKSLSVEEIPILNKVHITLNSENRAAYGGIVRIILSKKLISIFLSKETASSLGVADSIDIEYATEEKEFDSLISHFHKLNVEQEIVIEVK; encoded by the coding sequence ATGTCCATTTTACTAAAAGCGTCATTTGTTTATTTTGGTATTGAGGATGAGACAATTATAATTGGTTTTGCAGATGATGAATTTGATACGAAGGAATATGTGTTATTTCAAAAGTCGTTATCGGTTGAAGAAATACCTATTTTAAATAAGGTTCATATTACGCTTAATAGTGAAAATAGAGCAGCGTATGGGGGAATAGTAAGGATAATACTAAGTAAAAAATTAATTTCTATTTTTTTATCAAAAGAGACAGCAAGTTCACTAGGCGTAGCTGATTCCATAGACATTGAGTATGCAACAGAAGAAAAAGAGTTTGATTCCTTAATAAGTCACTTTCATAAACTTAATGTCGAGCAAGAGATAGTCATTGAAGTGAAGTAG
- a CDS encoding ankyrin repeat domain-containing protein: MGKKKKTLPKNFDELIEAGDILGLKEVFTKCELDARGGYSKSTALGFYNIPHEFVRWLLEQGADINASDSYGRTALHKHAISSSGITELLLALGADIEASDYQNETPLFAAAGFCNPNAVLTLVANGANTSAKNKMKQTPLEKALAMCKNSDIVNMAKVADILLDAGVNVTQEMKESIKRIGTDFEFHREGFNKDHLNQTDEALLHLYELFDVPPVGKRKTHDGASSIEVSTTGWQAQHSELWSLLIPSQGHAKTVQGEVIRITGKVSYEILDNGGINWDNQYRKMLKSLNQYFKLGIPLNDDALLEVETLVKELHNGNGSDEPARLCELAVSWVLSNLNPITLEQPDYKR; encoded by the coding sequence ATGGGCAAGAAGAAAAAGACCTTACCGAAAAATTTTGATGAACTAATTGAAGCAGGAGATATATTAGGGTTAAAAGAGGTATTTACCAAATGCGAACTAGATGCTCGTGGCGGTTACAGTAAATCAACAGCTTTAGGCTTTTACAATATACCGCATGAATTCGTTCGCTGGCTTTTGGAACAGGGGGCTGATATAAATGCTAGCGATAGTTATGGAAGAACAGCTTTACATAAACATGCAATAAGTTCGAGCGGTATTACTGAATTGCTACTTGCTTTGGGTGCAGATATAGAAGCTAGTGATTATCAAAACGAGACACCTTTATTTGCCGCTGCAGGTTTTTGTAATCCAAATGCGGTGCTCACATTAGTTGCCAACGGAGCAAATACTAGCGCAAAAAATAAGATGAAACAAACGCCTTTAGAAAAAGCTTTGGCAATGTGTAAAAATAGCGATATCGTCAACATGGCAAAAGTTGCCGATATTTTGCTTGACGCTGGGGTAAATGTCACGCAGGAAATGAAAGAGTCTATTAAGCGAATTGGAACAGACTTTGAATTTCATAGAGAAGGTTTTAACAAAGACCATTTGAATCAAACAGATGAGGCACTATTACATCTATACGAACTATTCGATGTTCCTCCAGTAGGGAAACGAAAGACTCACGATGGCGCCTCTTCGATAGAAGTTTCTACAACGGGATGGCAAGCACAACATAGTGAACTTTGGAGTTTATTAATTCCTTCACAAGGACATGCGAAAACCGTACAGGGCGAGGTTATTCGTATTACTGGTAAAGTATCATACGAAATATTAGATAATGGTGGTATCAACTGGGATAACCAATATCGTAAAATGCTCAAAAGTCTAAACCAATACTTTAAATTGGGCATTCCATTAAATGATGATGCACTTCTGGAGGTAGAAACATTAGTAAAGGAACTTCACAATGGCAATGGTAGTGATGAACCAGCAAGACTGTGTGAACTGGCAGTGAGCTGGGTACTCAGCAATCTAAATCCTATTACGTTGGAACAGCCTGACTATAAGCGATAA
- a CDS encoding DUF6678 family protein, with protein MIANQNKMKVMEAIADRNLVSIMNNTKWRELQDAVINTLLFPPPYQCKYLLEGILHPEEFETDVWYWGDWEEGIEPFYSVEWIRVRPRYLKHRGKLVSPELIDITDDFVNILKALSIPYRLEKDTYYIYGYLLDTSILTS; from the coding sequence ATGATAGCAAATCAAAACAAAATGAAAGTAATGGAGGCCATTGCAGACAGAAATTTAGTTTCGATTATGAATAATACAAAGTGGCGAGAACTGCAAGATGCCGTTATAAATACGTTATTATTTCCGCCACCATACCAATGCAAGTATTTGTTAGAAGGAATACTACACCCAGAAGAATTTGAAACGGATGTGTGGTATTGGGGAGATTGGGAAGAGGGCATTGAACCGTTTTACAGTGTCGAGTGGATTAGAGTAAGGCCAAGATATTTGAAACATCGAGGTAAACTCGTTTCACCAGAACTGATTGATATCACAGATGATTTTGTCAATATATTAAAGGCATTATCCATTCCATACCGACTTGAGAAGGATACCTATTATATTTACGGCTATCTATTAGATACAAGTATATTAACATCATGA
- a CDS encoding DUF1963 domain-containing protein — MTERISCKTEGCNATILPSTAAKTGGICMPCYQEQERKKQQAYIKQHRKTVNLYEGLTDHVDILKVMHAPKKHDPFIEYVPYPISKEQIYISLSDQEADCMLTYAMELLAVHNESEAEDILLALVCYRDVNISDALLDLIQQGLFDNPILFKDATQDIRNQLLERVEWDEDSRNHLLLILGWIGDTVVIEQFRKWRMQPPKWVEQLFVTPETYALDGGWELTPDGERRNLINQLCYAIRQADEPYNELNVEHHARFLETSHLTCPWCNRKLTKLMDVATSHPALQYLKLQMETLQVITCDLCGGFSTIYMELDNRGVPVWSRYNQEPDYLPDADDVNSSTETPHNLMLAQKPQSPYYAAVWTMSQLDSQMGGHPSWVQDSEYPICPCCTRRMMFIGQIDYADIDEYAEGIFYMFICPKDRITATVYQQS, encoded by the coding sequence ATGACAGAACGAATATCATGTAAGACGGAAGGTTGCAATGCAACAATTTTGCCGAGCACCGCAGCCAAGACAGGCGGAATCTGCATGCCTTGCTATCAAGAGCAGGAACGAAAAAAACAACAAGCATATATTAAGCAGCACCGCAAAACGGTCAATCTCTATGAAGGATTAACAGATCATGTCGATATCCTCAAGGTGATGCATGCACCGAAAAAGCATGATCCGTTTATCGAGTATGTTCCTTATCCAATAAGCAAGGAGCAGATATACATATCTTTATCAGACCAAGAAGCGGACTGTATGCTGACATATGCAATGGAATTACTCGCTGTTCACAATGAAAGTGAAGCAGAGGATATTTTATTAGCGCTAGTGTGCTATCGGGATGTGAATATTTCAGATGCTTTGTTAGATCTTATACAGCAAGGCTTGTTTGATAATCCAATTCTTTTTAAAGATGCAACACAAGACATTCGAAATCAGCTTCTAGAGCGGGTGGAATGGGATGAGGATAGCCGAAATCATCTCCTCCTTATACTCGGCTGGATTGGTGATACGGTAGTTATCGAGCAGTTTCGAAAATGGCGAATGCAGCCACCAAAATGGGTGGAGCAGTTATTTGTAACTCCTGAAACTTACGCTCTTGATGGCGGGTGGGAGCTTACCCCTGACGGAGAGCGACGTAACCTAATTAACCAACTATGTTATGCAATTAGGCAAGCAGATGAACCATATAATGAATTAAATGTAGAACATCATGCGCGTTTCCTGGAGACAAGTCATTTAACATGTCCATGGTGCAACAGGAAGCTAACGAAGTTGATGGACGTAGCTACCTCTCATCCAGCTTTGCAATATCTCAAACTCCAGATGGAAACATTACAGGTCATAACCTGTGACTTATGTGGGGGCTTTAGCACAATATACATGGAGCTGGATAATCGTGGCGTGCCTGTTTGGAGCCGCTATAATCAGGAACCCGATTATCTTCCTGATGCTGATGACGTTAATAGCAGTACGGAAACCCCTCATAATTTAATGCTTGCACAAAAGCCACAATCGCCTTATTATGCTGCTGTTTGGACAATGTCACAATTAGATTCGCAGATGGGTGGACATCCAAGCTGGGTACAAGATTCGGAGTATCCGATTTGTCCTTGCTGTACGCGAAGAATGATGTTTATAGGGCAGATTGATTATGCTGATATCGATGAATATGCAGAAGGTATTTTTTATATGTTTATATGTCCAAAAGACAGAATAACAGCAACAGTATATCAGCAAAGCTAA
- a CDS encoding SMI1/KNR4 family protein encodes MEQRLTDQLNEWHEMDEHQRIIDSLLAIPEEKRDYEAISIMARAYNNSGLYEEALYQFDKIAEAGKQDSLWHYRVGFALYHLQRYEEAVQAFSISNQLEPGDQSTEYFLRQSTHKATKQQKEELRLAKKKASLAHGGFVEKKIPFSDMSLPDFWEDSEYARTSYQCEPPTDELIESIEKELGYKLPSSYIYLMKQQNGGVPMHTCFPTEEPTSWAEDHIAITGIMGIGREKSYSLCGDLGSPFMIEEWGYPDIGVVICDCPSAGHDVVMLDYRACGRDGEPEVIHVDQEDDYEITFLADNFEAFIKGLVSEEQYDTFEEDKEEALDKVAHGKFSPLLEELCSRVTEVEQVEQKIRNICTRIVEEKGYFSFHADELSYDMYDVQFWLYTKSYTDTNYDQYVSVYQNIIAFGGEFGQGGYAPAFITDWLDRRLKEGRIVKNHGIIRFNDSYTNEVINKLKDA; translated from the coding sequence ATGGAGCAAAGACTTACTGATCAATTGAACGAGTGGCATGAAATGGACGAACATCAGCGAATTATCGATTCGCTTTTAGCAATACCCGAAGAAAAGCGAGACTATGAAGCAATTAGTATTATGGCAAGAGCCTATAACAATTCAGGGCTTTATGAAGAAGCGCTCTATCAATTCGATAAGATTGCTGAGGCTGGCAAACAGGATTCTCTCTGGCATTATCGGGTTGGCTTTGCTCTTTATCATTTACAGCGATATGAGGAAGCAGTTCAAGCTTTTAGCATTTCTAATCAACTAGAACCTGGTGATCAAAGTACAGAATACTTTTTGAGACAAAGTACGCATAAAGCGACGAAGCAGCAAAAAGAAGAACTTCGGCTTGCTAAAAAGAAAGCTTCGTTAGCGCATGGTGGGTTCGTAGAAAAAAAGATTCCTTTTTCAGACATGTCTTTACCCGATTTCTGGGAAGACAGCGAGTATGCTAGAACATCCTATCAATGTGAGCCCCCGACGGATGAACTAATTGAATCTATTGAAAAGGAACTTGGCTATAAGCTCCCTTCCTCTTATATTTATCTCATGAAGCAGCAAAATGGCGGAGTACCGATGCACACTTGCTTTCCAACAGAGGAGCCTACTTCCTGGGCTGAAGATCATATTGCCATTACTGGTATCATGGGTATTGGGCGTGAGAAAAGCTATTCCCTATGCGGAGATTTGGGCAGTCCGTTTATGATTGAGGAATGGGGATATCCAGACATTGGAGTCGTAATCTGCGATTGTCCATCAGCAGGTCATGATGTCGTTATGTTAGACTATCGAGCATGTGGTAGGGATGGTGAACCTGAAGTGATTCATGTCGATCAAGAAGATGATTATGAGATTACCTTCCTTGCCGACAATTTCGAAGCGTTTATTAAAGGGTTAGTGAGCGAAGAACAATACGATACTTTTGAAGAGGACAAAGAGGAAGCCCTCGATAAAGTAGCGCACGGCAAATTTTCACCACTGCTGGAGGAGCTGTGCTCTCGGGTAACCGAAGTAGAACAAGTTGAACAAAAAATCCGCAACATTTGCACACGGATTGTCGAAGAAAAAGGCTATTTTAGTTTTCATGCAGATGAATTATCCTATGACATGTACGATGTGCAGTTTTGGTTATATACCAAGTCGTATACAGATACTAATTACGATCAATATGTATCCGTTTATCAGAACATCATTGCATTTGGCGGAGAATTCGGGCAAGGCGGATATGCTCCTGCCTTTATTACCGATTGGCTTGATCGCCGCTTGAAGGAAGGTCGTATTGTAAAGAATCACGGGATCATTCGCTTTAACGATTCCTATACAAATGAAGTAATTAATAAGTTAAAAGACGCCTAA